A window from Candidatus Nitrosotalea sinensis encodes these proteins:
- a CDS encoding sodium:calcium antiporter, with amino-acid sequence MAENILILLGWLGELIFASWLLSDGAEHLAERWGGRFVGRTLLSIATTLPEIGIVVAAAKDGSYGAALGSALGSNLFMMTFGLAIMLIIATTRLSKAPEKFINVKEFGLDKIFLVLTAVAGAILFIDGYDVLDGIFFSGMFAVYLAFAFREMKKEKKVIPLEKNLHEDSQIKPKKHFARAMILFVAGTVGIFIGAEPFVHALEGVSVDLGVSIVVLAVIVSPIAGEMPEKISMILLARKGAGGASIAVANVLGSKILNNTLLLSVAVFAAMSYKGITAKIPNTSILEYQMILVTVITIVALIPMFKNKLGLKSGILLLVLYAIGIGMQFVLQSV; translated from the coding sequence TTGGCAGAAAATATCCTGATACTTCTTGGCTGGCTTGGGGAATTAATTTTTGCAAGTTGGCTTTTGTCTGATGGTGCAGAGCACCTTGCTGAAAGATGGGGCGGCAGGTTTGTAGGAAGGACTCTTTTGAGCATTGCAACAACACTGCCTGAGATTGGAATTGTTGTGGCTGCAGCAAAAGATGGTTCGTATGGTGCAGCTCTGGGTTCTGCACTTGGAAGCAATTTGTTTATGATGACCTTTGGACTTGCAATAATGCTAATAATTGCAACAACAAGACTTTCCAAGGCTCCTGAAAAATTCATAAATGTAAAAGAGTTTGGATTGGACAAAATCTTCCTTGTATTAACAGCTGTTGCTGGTGCAATATTGTTCATTGACGGTTATGATGTATTGGATGGAATATTCTTCTCTGGAATGTTTGCAGTCTATCTTGCGTTTGCTTTCAGAGAAATGAAAAAAGAAAAAAAAGTCATACCTCTTGAAAAAAATCTACATGAAGACTCTCAAATCAAACCGAAAAAACACTTTGCTAGGGCTATGATTCTTTTTGTAGCCGGTACTGTTGGAATTTTTATTGGTGCAGAACCATTTGTACATGCCCTTGAGGGGGTATCAGTTGATCTCGGAGTCTCTATTGTAGTACTGGCAGTAATAGTCAGTCCTATTGCAGGTGAGATGCCTGAAAAAATATCAATGATATTGCTTGCTAGAAAAGGTGCAGGAGGAGCATCAATAGCAGTTGCTAACGTGCTTGGTTCTAAAATACTAAACAATACCTTGCTTTTATCAGTCGCAGTATTTGCGGCAATGAGCTACAAGGGAATTACAGCAAAGATTCCTAATACCTCAATACTGGAATATCAAATGATACTTGTCACAGTAATTACTATAGTTGCGTTAATTCCGATGTTCAAAAACAAACTAGGCCTAAAATCAGGCATCTTACTGCTTGTGTTGTATGCAATTGGGATTGGAATGCAATTTGTCTTACAGTCCGTCTAA
- a CDS encoding TldD/PmbA family protein yields the protein MSYCYDILKRSKELHLDECEAISIQKDIITVRITDSEIAETKHNREKSFAVRIIDKKKIMSARTTENENDLVERALQARAFVRPMNLWDTLPYPSAYTTTERTYDPHLAKISDTSAIDIAEEMINASRHKHVTRISGSLNIVSETFHIVNTNGIDYSDKSTFIAGTINTESETGNNAVSGIGADCSRTRDRFSAHRVGSDASEMCVSSINPQKVEQDTYQIIFDPYAFGDLLSFVFSANFNLKTYSEKRSCFSGKFGEKISDDNLTIMDDPHAPEGIGSKPFDDEGVPTKPQYLINSGIFSGLFSDSFEAFKNQKRSSANAARPGSPMGRSTQPLTVPQPHNLRVVDGKYSREEIIKNTKKGLRVGRLWYTYPINPEQGDFSCTARSGVKIIKDGKISSPGKSVRIVHNLKTILANIVSIGNDSRNILQWHSLPSITPTISVSGIPVTSL from the coding sequence TTGTCATATTGTTATGACATACTGAAGAGATCAAAGGAATTACATCTTGATGAATGCGAGGCAATATCAATTCAAAAAGATATCATCACCGTAAGAATAACAGATTCGGAGATAGCAGAAACAAAACACAATAGAGAGAAATCATTTGCAGTACGAATCATAGACAAGAAAAAGATAATGTCTGCAAGAACTACAGAAAATGAAAATGATTTGGTAGAAAGAGCATTGCAAGCAAGAGCATTTGTAAGGCCAATGAATTTGTGGGATACGCTTCCATATCCTTCAGCATATACAACAACAGAAAGAACGTATGATCCTCATCTTGCCAAGATATCAGACACGTCTGCAATAGATATTGCAGAAGAGATGATAAATGCATCACGTCATAAGCATGTGACACGCATTTCAGGATCTTTGAACATAGTTTCGGAAACATTTCACATAGTAAACACAAATGGTATTGATTATTCAGACAAATCTACCTTTATTGCAGGAACGATAAACACAGAATCAGAGACAGGAAACAATGCAGTAAGTGGGATAGGCGCAGATTGCTCCAGAACCAGAGACCGATTTTCTGCACATAGGGTAGGAAGTGATGCTTCTGAGATGTGTGTGAGTTCTATCAATCCACAAAAAGTTGAGCAAGACACATATCAAATAATATTTGATCCTTATGCATTTGGAGATCTGTTATCGTTTGTATTTTCTGCAAACTTTAATCTAAAAACATATTCTGAAAAACGAAGTTGTTTTTCTGGAAAATTTGGAGAAAAAATTTCAGACGACAATCTAACTATTATGGACGATCCACATGCTCCGGAGGGCATAGGCAGTAAACCATTTGATGACGAAGGAGTTCCCACCAAGCCACAGTATTTGATAAACTCAGGAATCTTTTCAGGCTTATTTTCAGATTCATTTGAAGCATTCAAAAATCAAAAAAGATCTAGCGCTAATGCAGCACGGCCAGGTTCACCGATGGGAAGGTCTACCCAGCCACTAACTGTCCCGCAGCCCCACAATCTAAGAGTTGTCGATGGAAAATACTCAAGAGAAGAAATCATAAAAAATACCAAAAAAGGCCTTCGGGTAGGAAGATTGTGGTACACATATCCAATAAATCCAGAACAGGGAGATTTTTCATGTACTGCAAGAAGCGGCGTCAAGATAATAAAAGACGGAAAAATATCCAGTCCTGGAAAATCTGTGAGAATAGTTCATAATCTAAAGACTATACTTGCAAACATTGTATCAATTGGAAATGATTCAAGAAATATTTTGCAATGGCATTCACTTCCATCGATAACACCTACCATCAGTGTTTCAGGCATACCTGTGACATCACTTTAG
- a CDS encoding Lrp/AsnC family transcriptional regulator, with protein sequence MHSAFVLINAELGKETTIVNEIKKIPHVKEVYPVYGVYDVLMVLESDSMETLREAITTQVRKLDGIKSTLTMIIVKD encoded by the coding sequence ATGCATAGTGCATTTGTCCTAATTAATGCAGAACTTGGGAAAGAGACCACTATTGTAAATGAGATAAAAAAAATTCCTCATGTAAAAGAGGTGTATCCAGTGTATGGAGTGTATGATGTTTTGATGGTGTTGGAATCTGATTCTATGGAAACATTGAGGGAAGCAATAACCACACAGGTACGCAAACTAGATGGAATAAAATCCACCCTTACAATGATAATTGTAAAAGACTAA
- a CDS encoding winged helix-turn-helix domain-containing protein, translating into MSKQPYRSELGMISDILRVTMDYGREGTIITTIARRANLSHYTATDKCQKLIDFGLMESRSDKKSNFFTITEKGMKFYEELERFTETVQAIRIRY; encoded by the coding sequence ATGTCAAAACAACCATATCGTTCTGAATTAGGAATGATATCAGATATCTTGCGTGTTACAATGGATTACGGAAGAGAAGGTACAATCATCACTACAATAGCAAGAAGAGCAAATCTTTCACATTATACTGCCACCGACAAGTGTCAAAAACTGATAGATTTCGGGTTGATGGAATCAAGATCTGATAAAAAAAGTAACTTTTTCACCATTACTGAAAAAGGCATGAAATTTTATGAAGAACTAGAGAGATTTACAGAAACAGTCCAAGCCATCAGAATAAGATATTAG
- a CDS encoding elongator complex protein 3, whose product MQIETTFEDACKEICKNLLAISSPTSNDVKKQVKKICTKYSLERIPRNYEILASVTGSEYIKLQKALVRKPVKTASGVAVIALMPKPYACPHGRCTYCPGGIEYNSPNSYTGREPSTQNAILNNYDPKKQILNKLEHLIAYGHDSTKLELVIVGGTFLFMPRDYQINFIKSCFDALNGFDSPDLESAKKNNEKANFRNVGFTIETKPDYCKKEHVDWMLEYGVTRVEIGVQSLHDRVYKIVNRGHSYNDVVESFEISKNAGYKIVAHMMPGLPSMTPEEDIADFRKLFSNPQLRPDMLKIYPTLVLEDTPLYSMYKDGRYTPYSDDDMVQVLTEIKKIIPRWARIMRVQREISSDQIIAGPKLGNLRQIVQQNLRKQNVSCKCIRCREAGLSDNIMNIDDIKMHREDYESSRGDEVFLSYDDSNDKIFGFLRLRIPGGNIHRAEISDNTCIVRELHVYGKSLKLGEREQDSIQHLGLGKNLMNEAEKISSEEFDAKKLLVISAVGTREYYRKLGYTPLGPYMSKDLR is encoded by the coding sequence GTGCAGATAGAGACTACATTTGAGGACGCGTGTAAAGAGATATGCAAGAACCTCCTTGCTATATCAAGTCCTACAAGTAATGATGTAAAAAAGCAAGTCAAGAAAATATGTACAAAATATTCACTCGAGCGAATTCCTAGAAATTATGAGATACTCGCGTCTGTGACAGGATCAGAATATATAAAATTACAAAAGGCATTGGTAAGAAAACCAGTCAAGACGGCTTCAGGTGTTGCAGTCATTGCATTGATGCCAAAACCATATGCGTGTCCACATGGCAGATGTACCTATTGTCCTGGAGGAATTGAGTACAATTCCCCAAATAGTTACACAGGAAGGGAACCATCCACACAAAATGCAATCTTAAACAATTATGATCCAAAAAAACAAATCTTGAACAAACTTGAGCACTTGATTGCATATGGTCATGACAGTACCAAATTAGAACTTGTCATAGTAGGCGGGACATTTCTTTTCATGCCACGAGACTATCAAATTAATTTTATAAAATCATGCTTTGATGCGTTAAATGGATTTGATTCTCCAGATTTAGAATCAGCCAAGAAAAATAATGAAAAGGCAAATTTTAGAAATGTTGGATTCACCATAGAAACCAAGCCTGATTATTGTAAAAAAGAGCACGTAGATTGGATGTTAGAATACGGTGTGACCAGGGTCGAGATAGGAGTGCAAAGCCTTCATGACAGAGTATACAAGATAGTAAACAGAGGGCATTCATACAATGATGTGGTAGAATCGTTTGAAATCTCGAAAAATGCAGGATATAAAATTGTGGCCCATATGATGCCTGGCCTTCCCTCAATGACTCCAGAAGAAGACATTGCTGATTTTAGAAAGTTATTTTCAAATCCTCAGCTACGGCCAGACATGTTAAAGATATACCCAACCCTAGTACTTGAGGATACGCCACTTTATTCCATGTACAAGGACGGGAGATACACACCATATTCAGATGATGACATGGTGCAAGTTTTGACAGAGATAAAAAAAATAATTCCAAGATGGGCAAGAATAATGAGAGTCCAAAGAGAAATATCATCAGATCAAATAATTGCAGGGCCAAAGCTTGGCAACCTAAGGCAAATAGTTCAGCAAAATCTACGAAAACAGAATGTGTCATGCAAGTGCATAAGATGTAGGGAGGCAGGACTCTCAGACAACATAATGAACATAGATGACATCAAGATGCACCGAGAAGATTATGAATCGTCAAGAGGAGACGAGGTCTTTTTGTCATATGATGATTCAAATGACAAGATATTTGGATTTTTAAGACTCAGAATACCCGGCGGCAACATTCACAGAGCTGAGATTTCCGACAACACATGTATTGTTCGAGAACTTCACGTATATGGAAAATCATTAAAGCTTGGAGAGAGAGAACAGGACAGTATTCAACACTTGGGATTAGGAAAAAACCTAATGAATGAAGCTGAAAAGATTTCATCAGAAGAGTTTGATGCCAAGAAATTACTTGTAATTAGTGCAGTGGGCACACGAGAATACTATAGAAAACTTGGTTATACCCCTCTTGGTCCATACATGTCAAAGGATTTGAGATAA
- the purM gene encoding phosphoribosylformylglycinamidine cyclo-ligase produces MAITYKDAGVDIKKIKKSQASIGSIIASTHRLQKKAKTMSGFGHYAGIVQIPGGTLLATHTDGVGTKVIIAQMMKKYDTVGIDCVAMNVNDIICTGATPISFVDYIAANRNDQNIFNKIVRGLVKGALDAQVPIVGGETAILPDLISGKNFSFDLAGMVVGILDKKEMILGNKIKPGDKIIGINSSGLHSNGYSLARKALLKKHSIHDRIKGIGVLGNALLEPTKIYVKPVLESIKECKIHGLAHITGGSFTKLLRLKNTGFVLDNLPPTPAIFQAIEDQGVEKDEMYKTFNMGIGLCVISPKEEYYKINRIFKKHGFVTREIGKIIEKKGVYINKTRIA; encoded by the coding sequence TTGGCAATAACTTACAAGGATGCAGGAGTAGATATTAAAAAAATAAAGAAGAGCCAGGCAAGCATTGGCAGCATCATAGCATCAACCCATAGATTACAGAAAAAGGCAAAGACAATGTCTGGATTTGGCCATTATGCCGGAATTGTCCAGATACCTGGAGGAACACTACTTGCCACACATACAGACGGTGTTGGAACAAAAGTAATAATCGCGCAGATGATGAAAAAGTACGACACGGTAGGAATTGACTGTGTAGCAATGAATGTAAACGACATAATATGCACAGGTGCAACACCAATATCTTTTGTTGATTACATTGCAGCAAACAGAAATGATCAAAACATATTCAACAAAATAGTTAGAGGTCTAGTCAAAGGTGCATTAGATGCACAGGTACCAATAGTAGGTGGAGAGACTGCAATCCTCCCAGATCTCATATCAGGGAAAAATTTTTCATTCGACCTTGCAGGTATGGTAGTAGGCATTCTTGACAAAAAAGAGATGATCCTTGGCAACAAGATAAAACCAGGAGACAAAATCATAGGAATTAACAGTAGTGGATTGCACTCAAACGGATACTCACTTGCACGCAAAGCACTATTGAAAAAACATTCCATACATGACAGAATCAAAGGCATAGGAGTTTTAGGAAATGCACTGTTAGAGCCTACCAAGATCTATGTCAAGCCTGTTTTAGAATCAATTAAAGAGTGCAAAATTCATGGCCTTGCACACATTACAGGAGGCTCTTTTACTAAATTATTGCGACTCAAAAATACAGGATTTGTTTTAGACAACTTACCACCCACACCCGCCATATTCCAGGCAATCGAGGATCAAGGAGTAGAAAAAGATGAAATGTACAAGACATTCAACATGGGAATTGGGCTATGTGTCATATCACCAAAAGAAGAATATTACAAGATTAACAGAATCTTCAAAAAACACGGGTTTGTGACAAGGGAAATAGGTAAGATCATAGAAAAGAAAGGGGTCTACATCAACAAGACAAGGATAGCATGA
- the cofH gene encoding 5-amino-6-(D-ribitylamino)uracil--L-tyrosine 4-hydroxyphenyl transferase CofH, which yields MNTQTALFDSLLRNSDPLISGTLNRALDEKEISVKEATTLFNAQGIDFHMIGIVADELRRRRVGDIVTYVVNRNINFTNVCIKQCGFCAFSRDFRQEEGYFLPTDEIVRRAKEAHMLGATEVCVQAGLPPDMNADTYENICRAIKTEVGDIHIHGFSPEEVLYGSIRSNVSIREYLLRLKEAGVNSLPGTAAEILDQQMRDKISPGRISVDKWTEVIKTAHKIGIPSTSTIMFGHMESPEDRAKHMGLIREIQKETGGFTEFVPLNFIHTEAPMYKEHWNVNIRNGADGRDVLLMHAVARIMFNNHINNIQTSWVKEGAGMAQLSLSWGANDFGGTLINESISTSAGAGHGQLLKPKDIRRLIRQVGRIPAQRATSYKILKVFSSEDSTDPLDEVQNVSQFGSYHELIKLDGYRYKSNRRR from the coding sequence ATGAATACACAGACTGCATTGTTTGATTCACTATTAAGAAACTCAGACCCGTTGATATCAGGTACTCTAAATCGTGCACTAGATGAAAAAGAGATTTCCGTAAAAGAGGCAACCACCTTGTTTAATGCACAAGGAATAGATTTTCACATGATTGGAATTGTGGCAGATGAATTGCGCAGAAGAAGGGTAGGGGACATTGTCACATATGTTGTGAATCGAAACATCAATTTTACAAATGTGTGCATAAAACAGTGTGGTTTCTGTGCATTTAGCAGAGATTTTCGCCAGGAGGAAGGATATTTTCTTCCAACTGACGAGATAGTCAGGCGTGCAAAGGAAGCACATATGTTAGGAGCCACAGAGGTTTGCGTTCAAGCAGGCCTTCCACCAGACATGAATGCAGATACATATGAGAACATCTGCAGAGCGATAAAGACAGAGGTTGGAGACATCCACATACATGGATTTTCACCTGAAGAAGTTTTGTACGGTTCAATTAGATCAAATGTGTCAATAAGAGAATATTTGCTTAGACTAAAAGAGGCAGGGGTAAACTCGTTACCCGGTACAGCTGCAGAGATTTTAGATCAACAAATGAGAGACAAAATATCACCTGGAAGAATCAGTGTAGATAAATGGACAGAGGTAATCAAAACAGCACACAAGATTGGAATACCATCAACATCCACCATAATGTTCGGACATATGGAATCACCAGAAGACAGGGCAAAACACATGGGGTTGATAAGAGAGATACAAAAGGAGACAGGAGGATTTACAGAATTTGTTCCGTTGAACTTTATCCATACAGAGGCACCCATGTACAAAGAACACTGGAATGTCAACATACGAAATGGCGCAGACGGCAGAGATGTACTTCTCATGCATGCAGTAGCAAGAATCATGTTCAACAATCACATAAACAACATACAGACATCATGGGTTAAAGAAGGAGCAGGAATGGCACAATTATCACTCTCTTGGGGAGCAAATGATTTTGGAGGTACTTTGATAAATGAAAGTATATCAACATCAGCAGGAGCAGGACATGGTCAATTGCTCAAACCAAAAGATATTCGACGTTTGATAAGACAAGTAGGAAGAATTCCTGCTCAGAGGGCCACATCATACAAAATACTAAAGGTATTTTCTTCAGAAGACAGCACGGATCCCCTTGATGAAGTACAAAATGTATCACAGTTTGGATCATATCATGAATTGATAAAACTTGACGGGTACAGATACAAGAGCAATAGGCGAAGATAA
- the cofG gene encoding 7,8-didemethyl-8-hydroxy-5-deazariboflavin synthase subunit CofG, whose product MSNLILRSEILNRLVDGRTPSREEAHAIYQDAKDDPLEIYKVSQFLRTKNKGITVTYSRKAFFNLINLCRDTCSYCTYKSEPNQAKLSMMSKNEVTELVNIAKKYHCTEALFVTGERPEQKYQEAKEWLKKNGFSSTAEYLAEASDIALKGGLFPHTNAGNLTKDEMRQLRETNVSLGLMLENASKRLAEEGMPHQFAPSKNPSARIKTLQNAGELDIPMTTGLLVGIGESPEELIDSIYVIKEIHERYHNIQEIILQNFHPKQDTLMRSNPTPHERYFKTIVALTRIIMPDMNIQIPPNLSPASYSSFLSTGINDWGGISPITQDYVNPEFPWPKIEEVDKRCTEAGFNLRARFPVYPEFFGMVNHTLREKMYAVADSDNLVNKEYSK is encoded by the coding sequence TTGAGCAACCTCATACTTAGATCGGAAATATTAAACAGACTAGTAGACGGTAGGACCCCATCAAGAGAGGAAGCACATGCCATATATCAAGACGCTAAAGATGATCCCCTAGAGATCTACAAAGTATCGCAGTTTCTTAGAACCAAGAATAAAGGAATCACTGTTACTTATTCCAGAAAAGCATTCTTTAATTTGATAAATCTCTGCCGTGACACATGTTCTTATTGCACATACAAATCAGAACCCAACCAAGCCAAACTTTCCATGATGTCAAAAAATGAAGTTACAGAACTTGTCAATATTGCAAAAAAATACCATTGTACTGAAGCATTATTTGTTACAGGAGAGAGACCAGAACAGAAATACCAAGAAGCCAAAGAGTGGCTCAAGAAAAATGGATTTTCCAGTACTGCGGAATATTTGGCAGAAGCATCAGATATTGCACTAAAAGGCGGATTATTTCCCCACACAAACGCTGGAAATTTGACAAAAGATGAGATGAGACAGCTAAGAGAGACAAACGTAAGCTTAGGACTAATGCTTGAAAATGCAAGTAAGAGACTTGCAGAGGAAGGTATGCCACATCAATTTGCACCAAGCAAGAATCCAAGTGCAAGAATAAAGACTCTACAAAATGCAGGAGAACTAGACATTCCAATGACCACCGGGTTACTTGTCGGAATAGGAGAAAGTCCAGAAGAGTTGATTGATTCAATTTATGTCATAAAAGAGATACATGAAAGATATCACAACATACAAGAGATAATATTACAAAACTTTCATCCAAAACAAGATACGCTCATGAGATCAAACCCAACACCACATGAAAGATATTTCAAGACAATAGTTGCATTGACCAGAATAATAATGCCAGATATGAATATCCAGATACCACCAAATCTCTCCCCCGCGTCATATTCATCATTTTTATCAACTGGAATTAATGACTGGGGAGGAATATCGCCCATAACACAAGATTATGTAAATCCGGAATTTCCATGGCCAAAGATTGAGGAGGTTGACAAGAGATGCACTGAGGCAGGATTTAATCTCAGAGCAAGATTCCCAGTTTACCCAGAGTTCTTTGGAATGGTAAATCATACCCTTAGAGAGAAAATGTATGCAGTGGCAGATTCAGACAACCTAGTAAACAAGGAGTATTCAAAATGA
- a CDS encoding multicopper oxidase domain-containing protein, producing the protein MNLIKIMFVVLAISFSAFASVVGYQYFTHENHNHDSLYDTNVPGQTYNYSGQTRTYYIASDEVQWNYAPTGINQITGVPLKDDKIASVYTISGKDRIGSTYIKCLYREYSDSTFTTQKTLGAKWEHLGMLGPVIHAEVGDVIKVVFKNNCSIPTSMHPHGVLYDKASEGAPYNDGVPDSDKPGESILPGNNFTYIWKVPERAGPGPHDPSSIVWMYHSHVDEVSDSYAGLEGPIIITRHGEANPDGTPKGVDREFVTMFSVMNENNSPYIDKNIQMFTQSPSSVNKDDDEFQESNLMHSINGYVYGNLPGLKMKANTHVRWYVVDVGTEVDLHTPHWHGETLLMNGMRTDMVELLPMSMKVLDMYPDNVGTWLFHCHVNDHLTAGMLSMFTVE; encoded by the coding sequence ATGAATTTGATCAAAATCATGTTTGTTGTTTTGGCAATTTCTTTTTCTGCATTTGCATCTGTTGTTGGATATCAATATTTTACACACGAGAATCACAATCATGATTCTTTGTATGACACAAATGTTCCGGGACAGACTTATAATTACTCTGGTCAAACAAGAACGTATTACATTGCTTCAGATGAGGTACAGTGGAACTATGCACCTACGGGAATAAACCAGATAACAGGCGTACCGTTAAAAGATGACAAAATTGCATCTGTATATACAATAAGTGGAAAAGATAGAATTGGGAGCACATACATCAAGTGTCTTTATCGGGAATATTCTGACTCTACATTTACAACACAAAAAACATTGGGTGCAAAATGGGAACATTTGGGGATGCTAGGACCAGTTATTCACGCTGAAGTAGGAGATGTAATCAAAGTCGTATTCAAGAATAATTGTAGCATACCTACCAGTATGCATCCGCATGGGGTATTATATGACAAGGCATCTGAGGGAGCTCCATACAATGATGGAGTTCCTGATTCTGACAAGCCTGGAGAATCTATTTTGCCTGGGAATAACTTTACTTACATTTGGAAAGTTCCAGAAAGAGCAGGTCCAGGTCCCCATGATCCAAGCTCCATCGTGTGGATGTATCACTCACATGTAGATGAGGTATCTGACAGCTATGCTGGACTTGAAGGTCCTATTATAATTACAAGACACGGGGAGGCAAATCCTGATGGAACGCCAAAAGGTGTTGACAGAGAATTTGTTACAATGTTTTCTGTAATGAATGAAAATAACAGTCCTTACATTGATAAAAACATCCAAATGTTTACGCAATCTCCATCATCTGTAAATAAGGACGACGACGAATTTCAAGAAAGTAACCTCATGCATTCAATCAATGGATATGTGTATGGGAACCTGCCAGGGCTGAAAATGAAAGCCAATACTCATGTAAGATGGTATGTTGTTGATGTTGGAACAGAGGTGGATCTGCACACTCCTCACTGGCATGGGGAAACATTATTGATGAATGGCATGAGAACTGATATGGTCGAGTTGTTGCCTATGAGCATGAAGGTGCTTGACATGTATCCGGATAATGTAGGAACTTGGTTATTCCACTGTCATGTAAATGATCACCTGACTGCGGGAATGCTATCAATGTTTACTGTAGAATGA
- a CDS encoding CbtA family protein: MRTFSFLAIVIISGLLAGLVHGMLNIVLVEPYLDSAIGIENQRLFAEGQEKDTPQFWQKFSDYRTWQKQGSIISGSILGIATGALFGLVFAYTRQSLPTRNNVTKALILGAIMWAVVFFIPFLKYPANPPTVGDPATITLRASTYVIFMLASGLGALGFSLVARRLKGKRILAIIGYAVFITAMFFIMPQNPDKISISMELVNGFRIVSASTMTIYWIANAVILGWLWNRFKPDTLQQTRE; this comes from the coding sequence ATGAGAACTTTTTCTTTTCTTGCCATAGTGATAATTTCAGGTCTTTTAGCAGGACTAGTTCACGGAATGCTCAATATCGTACTAGTGGAACCATATCTTGATAGTGCGATAGGAATTGAGAATCAAAGATTGTTTGCAGAAGGACAAGAAAAGGACACCCCACAATTTTGGCAAAAATTTAGCGATTATAGAACATGGCAGAAACAAGGATCAATCATATCAGGATCAATACTTGGGATTGCCACAGGAGCATTATTTGGGTTAGTGTTTGCATATACAAGACAGAGTCTTCCTACAAGAAACAATGTAACAAAGGCCCTTATTTTAGGAGCAATCATGTGGGCAGTAGTATTTTTCATTCCATTTTTAAAATATCCTGCAAACCCGCCCACTGTTGGAGATCCAGCCACAATCACACTTAGAGCCAGCACATATGTCATATTCATGCTGGCATCAGGCCTAGGCGCACTCGGATTTTCTCTTGTAGCCAGGAGGCTCAAAGGAAAAAGAATTTTAGCAATTATAGGATATGCAGTATTTATCACAGCAATGTTTTTCATAATGCCTCAAAATCCTGACAAGATTTCAATATCCATGGAGTTAGTAAATGGATTTAGGATTGTTTCTGCATCAACAATGACAATATACTGGATTGCAAATGCAGTGATACTTGGATGGTTGTGGAATAGATTCAAGCCAGATACGTTACAACAGACCAGAGAATAG